Part of the Jatrophihabitans sp. GAS493 genome, GCGATTCCCGAATGCACATCGAGTTTCGCGTCGCGGGCGGCTTGAATCGCCCGCGACGCGATGATGCCCGGCATCGACGCGTCGGAACAGTTGACTTTGCGCCACTGCTTCATCGCCGGGAGGAACTCCAGTGACGAGACCCGACTCTCGACCGCGATCTGCGGCTCCACATAGCTGCCGGGGCCGGCCGAGGTGAGCGGGATCGGCGGCCGCGGTACCTGTAAGACCTTGCGCAGACGCCTCGGATCACGGCCGTAGTTGTGCCAGAGGGCATCGAAGAGTGGATGCTCGCGACGCTCTGCGGCCGGCGGCAGCGTGCTCAGCTTCTCCGGCTGCAGCAGAAAGAGGAAGAGCGGCCAGACGCTGCCCGCGTCGCCCAGGGCGTGTGAGAAGTGCAGCGCGCACCAGTCCGTACCGATCGCGAGCCGGAACGGCAGCCGTCCGAGGGGGCGGCGCTGGGCGGCCACCGCCACCGCGCCCAGGTCACCGCCGTAGGGCTCGTCGAAGGTTTCGACCAGGGCGTCACAGAACGCCGGCAGGTCAGCCGGCTCGACCAATCCCATCGTGCCGGTCTCGATGTCGAAGAGCTTGAGGAAATGACCGGCCTTCCCAGCCCGAGCGGCGACGAGCAACTGCGCCCGAACCTCGGCCGGATCGGGTGGGATGACCCCGCCGATCGTCCAGACGACATCGTTCTCGCGCCAAGCCAGATCCCGTTTGGAGATACGGGATGCGCTGCGTGCCCTGAACTGGTCCGAACCGGTCGCCATTCGAGATCCTCTTCCGAGCTGGTGAAGTTAGCGGCTAGCCAGTTTAGTCAGATTCCGCCTACTTGGCGCCGGTGAGCTCGAGGCTACTGGCCAGCGCGGAGGTCACCGAGATGGCGAAGTTCGAGCTGATGTGGAACTTGTCAACGTAGGCGACGTGATCGGTGATCACGGTCGGGCAGTAGGTCGAGCACAGCCACGGTGTGGTGTCGACGAACTTCACCCCAGCCTCGCTGGATGCGTCCCGTTCACGGGCCAGATCGGATTGGCTGACCGCCTCCGACGCCGGCGGCGAACACTTCTGAATGTCGTTCGCGTTGGCCGGTAGGCAATCCGACGGATTGGTGTCGGGCACCGGGATATCGCCGAGCAGGGAGACGTTCGGTGTGATGACCTTCAATTCGTTGAGGGTCTTCACCAGCCCGGCCTTCACTGCCGAATCGGCGCCAGACGTAGTCTGCTTGCCGTCGACGGCGAGGGCAACCTGCTCCTCGTTGGCGACGACCACCGCGTCGGGGTGCAGCTTGGAGATGTAGTTCATCGCCGCCGTGTGCCATTGCTTGCAACCGGTGTTCGGCGCGTTCTTCTGGCTGCTCCAGATGAGCGTGTCGGCCGTGGTGCAGGCGGCCTCGGCGACCAGCACGACCTTCCAGCCGTACATGTAGCCGATCGAGTGGAATGCCGGCGTCCACATCCAGGCGTGCGAATCACCGAAGAGAACTACAGTCTTCTTCGCCGCCGGATTGCCCATCGTGCATTCGGGCACCTGGGAGAAGGTGGCGACGCCGATGTCGGTCAGGCAGTTGCCGGCGTACTGCGGTCCAGTGTTCTTCGCGGTGATCTCGTTCGCCGCCTGGGCCGGGAGCTTCTTCACCGCCAGCGCCTTGGTCACAGCCGCAACGGCCTGCGTAGCCGAACCCTCGAGGCCAAGCGCCGTGCCGAGTGCCGTGCCGAGGTAGGTCGAGTAGGAGGCGGAGAGGTGGGTTCCGTCGAAGGACGTCACGGTATTCGCGATGACCGCCGGGCAGATCTTGGTGGTGCACAGCCACGGGACGGCATCCACGTAGCTCACACCCACCTGCTGGGCGGTGGCCGCGTTGGCCGCCTCGTGCTGCAACAGGATTGAGTTGGCGGGCGAGTCGCCACATTTGCTGATGTCACGGCCGTGCTGGGATAGGCACTCCGCCGTGGGCTGAGCGTGGGCGGGGACGTCGGAGAGCACCGCGACGTTGTCCGCGCTCGACTTCAGCGTGGTGAGGCTCTTCTGCAGTCCGGCCTGCCACGAGGTGTCACCGGCGCCGTTCGGCTGGGCCTCGATGTGCTCGCCGACGACCACCAGGCTCGGGTGCAGCGCCTTGATCTGCCCGAGAGCCCACTGCCGCCACTGCGAGCACTGCGGATAGTTGTTCTTGGTGGTCGGATTCAACACCTCGATGTCGGCGACCGGGCAGGACTGCTTGGTGATCACGTACAGGTTGATCGGCGTCCGGGTAGCGATGTTCTCCAGGGCCGGCATCCACTGGGCGGCATGCGAGTCGCCGAAGAGGACGACGGTCGGGGACTGCGACGTGGCGAGATGCTTGCAGATCTTCGACGTCGTTGACTCGATGTTGGCGATACAACCTTCGGCGTAGGCCGGTCCCTTGTCGGACGGCACCAGCAGCAGCGGCACCGTCAGCGGCGATGGGATCTTCGTGTCGTTCGCTGCATCCTTGACGTCGGCCAGGACGGTGTTGGCGGTGGCGGTTCCGGTGTTCGTACCGACCTGCTTCGCGGCGGCGGCGGCCTGCGAGCGAGCCAGCGTGGTACGGCCGTTGTCCATGACGAGAAAGGCATTGGCAAAGGCGATGACGGTGGCGATGGCCAGCAGACCGCAGAAGATGCTGAGGTAGGCCGACTTCAACAGCGGCACCGAGCGCCGAACCGGGCCTTCGATTACGTGGAAGCTGACGAAAGCCAGCAGCAGCCCAGCGAGGGCCAGCAGCAGCTTCTCGAAGACGGTGAGGTTCGGGTAGCGCTCAGTGGCGATCGTGAGAATCGGCCAGTGCCAGAGGTACCACCCGTAGGAGAGCTTGCCGACCCACTGCAGTAGCGGGAAGGTGAGAATCCAGTTGGCTCCCCCTCGGGCGCGGTACTGCCCGCCGATGATCAGCAGGCCGGTGCCGATGACTGGCAATGCGGCCGCCTTGCCGGGGAACGGCGTGGCCGCGGTGAAGTGAACGGCGGCGTAACCGATCATCACGATGCCGATCCAGCCGGCCACGAACGGGATCCACTTGGCCATCCGGGTCGAGGCGAGCGCGACGCCGGAGACCGCAATGAGCGCCCCGATACCGAGCTCCCAGGCCCGGGTGAAGGGCGAGAAGTAGGCGACGGTGGCGTTGCTCGAGGTGGAACTCACGCACCACAGGAAGGAGACGACGCAGAGCCCCGCCGTGATCAGGGTGGTCGGCACCCGGTGCAGCTTCCCGCCGCGACCCAACTTCAGAATCATGAACAGCAGCAGGGGCCAGACGAAGTAGAACTGCTCCTCAACCGCGAGCGACCAGTAGTGCTGCAGCGGCGAGGGCGGAGCGGCGGCACTGAGGTAATTCGTGCCGGTCGCGGAGAAGCGGAAGTTGGCCATGAAGACGCTGGTCCAGATGGCGTCCTTGGCGATACTGGCGATGCGGGTGATCGGCAGGAAGAGGGCCGAAGCGGCCACCGTGGCGATCAGGACAACCGTCGCCGCCGGCAGGATGCGCCGGAATCGGCGGGCGTAGAAGTCGGAGATGGAGATGCGGCCGCCGGTCTCGAACTCACGCACGAGCAGGCTGGTGATGAGGAAGCCGGAGATGACGAAGAAGACGTCGACGCCGACGTAGCCACCGGGAATCGCGGTGACCCCGCAGTGGTAGAGCACGACCAGGGCGACGGCGACGGCGCGCATGCCCTCGACGTCGGGGCGGAAGGTCGGGTGAACCTTGGCCGCCCGGGCTCGCTTCTCCTGCGACCGGGTCATGGTCGCCGTCGTCTGAGAGCTCCCCCCGACGTCCTGTCCATCGACGTCCTGTCCCTCGGTCTCCGGGAGCGTTCCCGGTGAGGGGGTGTTGAAGGCTGATCCGCTGGGCGGCGTCACTTGGCGGCCGTCCCGGTCGGGAAGAAGTTGCTCTTGAAGACGATCACCGAATTCGTCCGGTAATAGGTGCTCCACTTCGGGTCGGCCGACATCTTCTTCTCCAGGTTGGGCAGCGCGTCGTAGGGAAGAATCCCGAAGTACCAGTCGTAGAACTGCATCTGCTTGGTGATGATGAAGTACGTCGGCACGTTGCCGCGGGCCGCGACCAGGGCATTCACCTTCGCGTAGTCGGCATCGGTGGCAAAGTGCGATCCGACCAGGTTGGTCGCGTAGATGGCCTGCTGGTCATAGACGTGATTCCAGCGGGCGTAGTCGACGTATTTGGCGCTGTTGCGCTCCGGCCACACCGGGGCGGCCGAGGTGAGCCAGGCCGGGATCGGGATGTCATTGAGCAGCGCGGTCGACTCCGCCACCTCTTCCTTCGTCATGCGATAGGCGAACCACGCTCCGAAGAGACCCTGGGCGGAGAAGATCGACCAGACGGTCAGCAGCGCGACCATCGGGACGAACCAGAAGCGTCGCTTGGCGGTGAGGAAACTCTCGACCAGCGGCGCGACAAGCAGTGCGCAGCCAGGGAGGGAGAAGAGGAAGACGCGGAAGATCGCCTCGCCGCCGTAGCCCTGGCCACCGAGAATTCCGAAGGCACTGAAGGCGAGCACGGAGGCCGCCATGAACGGCTTTCGCTGCACCATGCGAACGATCGCCGCGATCACCGCCGCGATCCAGAACGACGCACAGAGCACCCGCACCATGCCACTGGTCACCTGCTGACCCTTGATGCCGATTGTCGGCACGTTGGTCTGCGCGTTGGAGATCGGGTCGACGTTCAAGAGGTGGAACTGGGCCGCCGACTCCCAGTTATAGGTGAGGAAGCCGCCGGCGATCACGATGAAGACGATGAACAGCCACCACGGTTTCACCTGGCGGGTCAGGAAGAGCAGCCCGGCGACAGCGATCAGCCAGTAGGGCGTCAATTGATGGGTGACGGTGAGGGCCGAGAAGAGCACGATCATCAGCCAGAGGTAGCGCGGCTGCTTGCGGCTCAGACCGATCAGGGTGACGACGCCGAGGGCCATCAGGAAGGCCGTCCACTGCGGCGAGAAGTAGCCCTGCCCGATCCAGTCCAGGTTCTGCACCAGGAAGGCGACGATGATCGCCGTCATCTTCTTGCAGTCCCAGGCCCGGGCCATGGCGTAGAGGACGCCGACCTCGATGATGTACGCGACCGGGGTGTACCAGTGCGCGATGGTTGTCGCGTTCAGACCGGTGAGATCGGAGAACCATGCGGTAAACGCGAAGAGGCCGGGCCAGTGGTGATAGATATCGACGTCGCGGGCAACCGTTCCCGACTT contains:
- a CDS encoding acyltransferase family protein, giving the protein MTPPSGSAFNTPSPGTLPETEGQDVDGQDVGGSSQTTATMTRSQEKRARAAKVHPTFRPDVEGMRAVAVALVVLYHCGVTAIPGGYVGVDVFFVISGFLITSLLVREFETGGRISISDFYARRFRRILPAATVVLIATVAASALFLPITRIASIAKDAIWTSVFMANFRFSATGTNYLSAAAPPSPLQHYWSLAVEEQFYFVWPLLLFMILKLGRGGKLHRVPTTLITAGLCVVSFLWCVSSTSSNATVAYFSPFTRAWELGIGALIAVSGVALASTRMAKWIPFVAGWIGIVMIGYAAVHFTAATPFPGKAAALPVIGTGLLIIGGQYRARGGANWILTFPLLQWVGKLSYGWYLWHWPILTIATERYPNLTVFEKLLLALAGLLLAFVSFHVIEGPVRRSVPLLKSAYLSIFCGLLAIATVIAFANAFLVMDNGRTTLARSQAAAAAKQVGTNTGTATANTVLADVKDAANDTKIPSPLTVPLLLVPSDKGPAYAEGCIANIESTTSKICKHLATSQSPTVVLFGDSHAAQWMPALENIATRTPINLYVITKQSCPVADIEVLNPTTKNNYPQCSQWRQWALGQIKALHPSLVVVGEHIEAQPNGAGDTSWQAGLQKSLTTLKSSADNVAVLSDVPAHAQPTAECLSQHGRDISKCGDSPANSILLQHEAANAATAQQVGVSYVDAVPWLCTTKICPAVIANTVTSFDGTHLSASYSTYLGTALGTALGLEGSATQAVAAVTKALAVKKLPAQAANEITAKNTGPQYAGNCLTDIGVATFSQVPECTMGNPAAKKTVVLFGDSHAWMWTPAFHSIGYMYGWKVVLVAEAACTTADTLIWSSQKNAPNTGCKQWHTAAMNYISKLHPDAVVVANEEQVALAVDGKQTTSGADSAVKAGLVKTLNELKVITPNVSLLGDIPVPDTNPSDCLPANANDIQKCSPPASEAVSQSDLARERDASSEAGVKFVDTTPWLCSTYCPTVITDHVAYVDKFHISSNFAISVTSALASSLELTGAK